From Salvia splendens isolate huo1 chromosome 3, SspV2, whole genome shotgun sequence, a single genomic window includes:
- the LOC121796466 gene encoding ethylene-responsive transcription factor LEP-like: protein MESMSKPSTKSKRKGTQPAAPASESTNRFLGVRRRPWGRYAAEIRDPTTKERHWLGTFDTAEEAALAYDRAARSMRGSRARTNFVYSDMPPGSSVTSIISPDEQHRSDFSVLFGGGNSSEIYFGAGEGQYSGFQLTGEAWPNVYQAGSSHVAEEAELPPLPPDITSGCYSGEPPVLSEMGHGVLNEMRCLELSEQRRSMDAAVGYEYDGGYYGVEESMEAARSSFSGGFGWF, encoded by the coding sequence ATGGAAAGCATGAGCAAGCCTTCCACCAAGTCCAAAAGAAAAGGCACTCAGCCGGCCGCGCCGGCGTCTGAGTCAACGAACCGCTTCCTCGGCGTGAGGAGGCGGCCATGGGGGCGGTACGCGGCCGAGATACGCGACCCCACGACAAAGGAGCGGCATTGGCTGGGCACATTCGACACGGCCGAGGAGGCCGCGTTGGCCTACGACCGGGCTGCCCGGTCCATGCGCGGGTCGCGGGCCCGCACCAACTTCGTCTACTCGGACATGCCCCCGGGCTCCTCGGTCACCTCCATCATCTCCCCCGACGAGCAGCACCGCTCGGACTTCTCCGTGCTGTTCGGCGGGGGGAACAGCTCGGAGATATATTTCGGGGCGGGGGAGGGGCAGTATTCGGGGTTTCAGCTGACAGGGGAGGCGTGGCCGAATGTGTACCAGGCGGGGAGCAGCCACGTGGCGGAGGAGGCTGagctgccgccgctgccgccggaTATAACGAGCGGCTGCTACTCGGGGGAGCCGCCGGTGCTGTCGGAGATGGGGCATGGGGTGTTGAATGAGATGAGGTGTCTGGAGCTGTCGGAGCAGCGGCGGAGCATGGACGCGGCGGTGGGGTACGAGTACGACGGAGGGTATTATGGGGTGGAGGAGTCGATGGAGGCGGCGAGGAGTAGC